One genomic region from Clarias gariepinus isolate MV-2021 ecotype Netherlands chromosome 22, CGAR_prim_01v2, whole genome shotgun sequence encodes:
- the LOC128510069 gene encoding cadherin-like protein 26 isoform X1, protein MRKKMMTLITLFITCVATISAQSKIRQKRTWIVDSFNIEEESPGPFPYSLGKINIERPYLVMFFLKGMGIDEDPKDVLSINIRTGEVLVHKKVDYETYKNLSFRFEALNENFKLDTKLGVEVHILDINDHAPVFNPPHYETTLEESVSQGTLITTVFASDRDDPSTPNGTFSFTLDSVSPKTDNIEFYISQIETKGNIYFKGCLDYQKAQTYTLSIKATDNGDKKQLSNTSRVVLKIIDKNNCLPEITGQTGPGKIKERESGVEVLRLIVRDDDTNGSPAWKAIFTLHEDPENYFKIHTDPKTNEGILTVIKPMDYEEQTTRNLTISVENEEPYFSCKVKSPTTSDLWDVETLPKKFRRSPAPIDPPKLYPVTIIVEDVNDPPEFVPPVKKIKIKENTKVGTILDTLKVKDPDKRFGSSFRFVKGEDKNDWVTVNSETGQVSVAKMMDRESPLVNASTYSVIVYAVSKDKLPQTGTGTLVIHLDDENDNVPQLVVDTVSICLSDEKAMTEISAKDPDLPPYTAPFQYELLEDDQIEGKWKIEPNHGILVNLVKENTVYAGLYKIRIKISDSDGNSSVQNLSITVCDCTSKPSCQVRGLTAQASLSATGIMIFAFLLLLVIPLMALQLIKKQKKTMIFPKDGPGSLIKSNTEDRGTDCEVSLEISQSVMSGNIVKTSNGFSKQRSILYNGSTKSLYRQIKNGSMMESTRKKHSTCSTEDVHIKNVLKNQLSQRLAQLQTSEQELSNYEPHCYAYEGEQDENLDDNFDTISVPETDFNLDIPTNLELRFTNLAAVCRPDSITSERKK, encoded by the exons aTAAACATTGAACGACCCTATTTGGTAATGTTCTTTCTCAAAGGAATGGGTATTGATGAAGACCCTAAAGATGTGCTGAGTATCAACATCAGAACTGGTGAAGTTCTCGTGCATAAGAAAGTCGACTATGAGACCTACAAAAATCTCTCG TTCAGGTTTGAAGCATTGAATGAAAATTTCAAACTGGACACAAAGCTTGGAGTTGAGGTTCATATCTTGGATATTAATGATCATGCACCTGTTTTTAATCCTCCTCACTATGAGACAACACTTGAGGAATCTGTATCTCAAG GTACACTGATTACCACAGTCTTCGCTTCAGATAGAGACGACCCATCGACACCCAATGGCACCTTCTCATTTACACTGGACTCAGTCTCTCCAAAAACAGACAATATTGAATTTTACATTTCTCAAATCGAGACTAaaggaaacatttattttaaaggctGTTTGGATTATCAG AAAGCACAAACCTATACACTCTCGATCAAAGCCACAGACAATGGAGACAAAAAACAGCTGTCTAACACGAGCAGAGTGGTTCTGAAAATTATTGACAAAAACAATTGCCTTCCTGAAATTACTGGTCAAACC GGTCCTGGAAAGATTAAAGAACGGGAAAGCGGAGTGGAAGTTCTACGTTTAATTGTCAGAGATGACGACACTAATGGTTCACCAGCATGGAAAGCTATATTCACTCTTCACGAAGATCcagaaaactattttaaaatccaCACAGACCCCAAAACTAATGAAGGAATCCTGACTGTTATAAAG CCAATGGATTATGAGGAGCAAACTACAAGAAATCTGACAATCAGTGTGGAAAATGAAGAGCCCTATTTCTCATGTAAGGTGAAATCTCCCACAACATCAGACTTATGGGATGTAGAAACTCTTCCCAAGAAATTCCGCAGAAGTCCAGCACCCATCGACCCACCCAAGCTATATCCAGTCACTATCATCGTTGAGGATGTCAATGATCCTCCAGAATTTGTACcacctgttaaaaaaattaaaatcaaggAGAATACAAAAGTAGGAACTATCTTGGATACTCTCAAAGTCAAAGACCCAGATAAGAGATTTGGGAGCTCATTTCG GTTTGTTAAAGGAGAAGATAAAAATGACTGGGTAACTGTTAATTCAGAAACTGGACAGGTTTCTGTAGCCAAAATGATGGACAGAGAATCACCATTAGTGAATGCCAGTACATACAGTGTCATTGTGTATGCTGTGAGTAAAG ATAAACTGCCACAGACTGGCACAGGGACACTGGTCATCCACTTAGATGATGAGAATGACAACGTACCACAGTTGGTGGTGGATACAGTGAGTATTTGTTTATCGGATGAGAAAGCCATGACTGAAATCTCTGCTAAAGATCCAGACCTTCCACCATACACTGCACCATTTCAATATGAGCTACTGGAAGATGACCAAATTGAAGGAAAATGGAAAATTGAACCAAACCATG GAATACTTGTGAACCTGGTCAAAGAAAACACAGTCTATGCAGGCCTTTACAAGATTAGGATAAAAATATCAGATAGTGATGGGaacagttctgtgcaaaatcTGTCCATTACCGTGTGTGACTGCACTAGCAAACCCAGCTGCCAAGTCCGTGGTTTGACGGCCCAGGCAAGCCTTAGTGCTACTGGGATAATGATCTTTGCTTTCCTACTTCTGCTGG TGATACCCCTGATGGCACTTCAGTTaatcaaaaagcaaaaaaaaactatgatcTTTCCTAAAGATGGTCCTGGTAGCCTCATTAAATCCAACACTGAGGACCGCGGCACAGACTGTGAG GTTTCACTTGAAATATCACAATCAGTTATGAGTGGGAACATTGTGAAGACATCTAATGGCTTTTCCAAACAGCGGTCAATACTTTACAAT GGTTCCACAAAAAGCTTATATCGACAGATCAAAAACGGTTCCATGATG GAATCAACCAGGAAAAAACATTCAACTTGCTCCACAGAAGATGTTCATATTAAAAATGTCCTAAAGAATCAACTTAGTCAG AGGCTTGCCCAGCTCCAGACTTCAGAACAGGAGCTCAGCAATTATGAACCACACTGCTATGCATATGAAGGAGAACAGGATGAAAACCTTGATGATAACTTTGATACCATCTCTGTTCCCGAGactgattttaatttagacatCCCCACAAATCTAGAATTACGCTTTACCAACCTGGCAGCTGTGTGTAGGCCTGATTCAATAacatctgaaagaaaaaaatag
- the LOC128510069 gene encoding cadherin-like protein 26 isoform X3, with protein MGIDEDPKDVLSINIRTGEVLVHKKVDYETYKNLSFRFEALNENFKLDTKLGVEVHILDINDHAPVFNPPHYETTLEESVSQGTLITTVFASDRDDPSTPNGTFSFTLDSVSPKTDNIEFYISQIETKGNIYFKGCLDYQKAQTYTLSIKATDNGDKKQLSNTSRVVLKIIDKNNCLPEITGQTGPGKIKERESGVEVLRLIVRDDDTNGSPAWKAIFTLHEDPENYFKIHTDPKTNEGILTVIKPMDYEEQTTRNLTISVENEEPYFSCKVKSPTTSDLWDVETLPKKFRRSPAPIDPPKLYPVTIIVEDVNDPPEFVPPVKKIKIKENTKVGTILDTLKVKDPDKRFGSSFRFVKGEDKNDWVTVNSETGQVSVAKMMDRESPLVNASTYSVIVYAVSKDKLPQTGTGTLVIHLDDENDNVPQLVVDTVSICLSDEKAMTEISAKDPDLPPYTAPFQYELLEDDQIEGKWKIEPNHGILVNLVKENTVYAGLYKIRIKISDSDGNSSVQNLSITVCDCTSKPSCQVRGLTAQASLSATGIMIFAFLLLLVIPLMALQLIKKQKKTMIFPKDGPGSLIKSNTEDRGTDCEVSLEISQSVMSGNIVKTSNGFSKQRSILYNGSTKSLYRQIKNGSMMESTRKKHSTCSTEDVHIKNVLKNQLSQRLAQLQTSEQELSNYEPHCYAYEGEQDENLDDNFDTISVPETDFNLDIPTNLELRFTNLAAVCRPDSITSERKK; from the exons ATGGGTATTGATGAAGACCCTAAAGATGTGCTGAGTATCAACATCAGAACTGGTGAAGTTCTCGTGCATAAGAAAGTCGACTATGAGACCTACAAAAATCTCTCG TTCAGGTTTGAAGCATTGAATGAAAATTTCAAACTGGACACAAAGCTTGGAGTTGAGGTTCATATCTTGGATATTAATGATCATGCACCTGTTTTTAATCCTCCTCACTATGAGACAACACTTGAGGAATCTGTATCTCAAG GTACACTGATTACCACAGTCTTCGCTTCAGATAGAGACGACCCATCGACACCCAATGGCACCTTCTCATTTACACTGGACTCAGTCTCTCCAAAAACAGACAATATTGAATTTTACATTTCTCAAATCGAGACTAaaggaaacatttattttaaaggctGTTTGGATTATCAG AAAGCACAAACCTATACACTCTCGATCAAAGCCACAGACAATGGAGACAAAAAACAGCTGTCTAACACGAGCAGAGTGGTTCTGAAAATTATTGACAAAAACAATTGCCTTCCTGAAATTACTGGTCAAACC GGTCCTGGAAAGATTAAAGAACGGGAAAGCGGAGTGGAAGTTCTACGTTTAATTGTCAGAGATGACGACACTAATGGTTCACCAGCATGGAAAGCTATATTCACTCTTCACGAAGATCcagaaaactattttaaaatccaCACAGACCCCAAAACTAATGAAGGAATCCTGACTGTTATAAAG CCAATGGATTATGAGGAGCAAACTACAAGAAATCTGACAATCAGTGTGGAAAATGAAGAGCCCTATTTCTCATGTAAGGTGAAATCTCCCACAACATCAGACTTATGGGATGTAGAAACTCTTCCCAAGAAATTCCGCAGAAGTCCAGCACCCATCGACCCACCCAAGCTATATCCAGTCACTATCATCGTTGAGGATGTCAATGATCCTCCAGAATTTGTACcacctgttaaaaaaattaaaatcaaggAGAATACAAAAGTAGGAACTATCTTGGATACTCTCAAAGTCAAAGACCCAGATAAGAGATTTGGGAGCTCATTTCG GTTTGTTAAAGGAGAAGATAAAAATGACTGGGTAACTGTTAATTCAGAAACTGGACAGGTTTCTGTAGCCAAAATGATGGACAGAGAATCACCATTAGTGAATGCCAGTACATACAGTGTCATTGTGTATGCTGTGAGTAAAG ATAAACTGCCACAGACTGGCACAGGGACACTGGTCATCCACTTAGATGATGAGAATGACAACGTACCACAGTTGGTGGTGGATACAGTGAGTATTTGTTTATCGGATGAGAAAGCCATGACTGAAATCTCTGCTAAAGATCCAGACCTTCCACCATACACTGCACCATTTCAATATGAGCTACTGGAAGATGACCAAATTGAAGGAAAATGGAAAATTGAACCAAACCATG GAATACTTGTGAACCTGGTCAAAGAAAACACAGTCTATGCAGGCCTTTACAAGATTAGGATAAAAATATCAGATAGTGATGGGaacagttctgtgcaaaatcTGTCCATTACCGTGTGTGACTGCACTAGCAAACCCAGCTGCCAAGTCCGTGGTTTGACGGCCCAGGCAAGCCTTAGTGCTACTGGGATAATGATCTTTGCTTTCCTACTTCTGCTGG TGATACCCCTGATGGCACTTCAGTTaatcaaaaagcaaaaaaaaactatgatcTTTCCTAAAGATGGTCCTGGTAGCCTCATTAAATCCAACACTGAGGACCGCGGCACAGACTGTGAG GTTTCACTTGAAATATCACAATCAGTTATGAGTGGGAACATTGTGAAGACATCTAATGGCTTTTCCAAACAGCGGTCAATACTTTACAAT GGTTCCACAAAAAGCTTATATCGACAGATCAAAAACGGTTCCATGATG GAATCAACCAGGAAAAAACATTCAACTTGCTCCACAGAAGATGTTCATATTAAAAATGTCCTAAAGAATCAACTTAGTCAG AGGCTTGCCCAGCTCCAGACTTCAGAACAGGAGCTCAGCAATTATGAACCACACTGCTATGCATATGAAGGAGAACAGGATGAAAACCTTGATGATAACTTTGATACCATCTCTGTTCCCGAGactgattttaatttagacatCCCCACAAATCTAGAATTACGCTTTACCAACCTGGCAGCTGTGTGTAGGCCTGATTCAATAacatctgaaagaaaaaaatag
- the LOC128510069 gene encoding cadherin-like protein 26 isoform X2: MFFLKGMGIDEDPKDVLSINIRTGEVLVHKKVDYETYKNLSFRFEALNENFKLDTKLGVEVHILDINDHAPVFNPPHYETTLEESVSQGTLITTVFASDRDDPSTPNGTFSFTLDSVSPKTDNIEFYISQIETKGNIYFKGCLDYQKAQTYTLSIKATDNGDKKQLSNTSRVVLKIIDKNNCLPEITGQTGPGKIKERESGVEVLRLIVRDDDTNGSPAWKAIFTLHEDPENYFKIHTDPKTNEGILTVIKPMDYEEQTTRNLTISVENEEPYFSCKVKSPTTSDLWDVETLPKKFRRSPAPIDPPKLYPVTIIVEDVNDPPEFVPPVKKIKIKENTKVGTILDTLKVKDPDKRFGSSFRFVKGEDKNDWVTVNSETGQVSVAKMMDRESPLVNASTYSVIVYAVSKDKLPQTGTGTLVIHLDDENDNVPQLVVDTVSICLSDEKAMTEISAKDPDLPPYTAPFQYELLEDDQIEGKWKIEPNHGILVNLVKENTVYAGLYKIRIKISDSDGNSSVQNLSITVCDCTSKPSCQVRGLTAQASLSATGIMIFAFLLLLVIPLMALQLIKKQKKTMIFPKDGPGSLIKSNTEDRGTDCEVSLEISQSVMSGNIVKTSNGFSKQRSILYNGSTKSLYRQIKNGSMMESTRKKHSTCSTEDVHIKNVLKNQLSQRLAQLQTSEQELSNYEPHCYAYEGEQDENLDDNFDTISVPETDFNLDIPTNLELRFTNLAAVCRPDSITSERKK, encoded by the exons ATGTTCTTTCTCAAAGGAATGGGTATTGATGAAGACCCTAAAGATGTGCTGAGTATCAACATCAGAACTGGTGAAGTTCTCGTGCATAAGAAAGTCGACTATGAGACCTACAAAAATCTCTCG TTCAGGTTTGAAGCATTGAATGAAAATTTCAAACTGGACACAAAGCTTGGAGTTGAGGTTCATATCTTGGATATTAATGATCATGCACCTGTTTTTAATCCTCCTCACTATGAGACAACACTTGAGGAATCTGTATCTCAAG GTACACTGATTACCACAGTCTTCGCTTCAGATAGAGACGACCCATCGACACCCAATGGCACCTTCTCATTTACACTGGACTCAGTCTCTCCAAAAACAGACAATATTGAATTTTACATTTCTCAAATCGAGACTAaaggaaacatttattttaaaggctGTTTGGATTATCAG AAAGCACAAACCTATACACTCTCGATCAAAGCCACAGACAATGGAGACAAAAAACAGCTGTCTAACACGAGCAGAGTGGTTCTGAAAATTATTGACAAAAACAATTGCCTTCCTGAAATTACTGGTCAAACC GGTCCTGGAAAGATTAAAGAACGGGAAAGCGGAGTGGAAGTTCTACGTTTAATTGTCAGAGATGACGACACTAATGGTTCACCAGCATGGAAAGCTATATTCACTCTTCACGAAGATCcagaaaactattttaaaatccaCACAGACCCCAAAACTAATGAAGGAATCCTGACTGTTATAAAG CCAATGGATTATGAGGAGCAAACTACAAGAAATCTGACAATCAGTGTGGAAAATGAAGAGCCCTATTTCTCATGTAAGGTGAAATCTCCCACAACATCAGACTTATGGGATGTAGAAACTCTTCCCAAGAAATTCCGCAGAAGTCCAGCACCCATCGACCCACCCAAGCTATATCCAGTCACTATCATCGTTGAGGATGTCAATGATCCTCCAGAATTTGTACcacctgttaaaaaaattaaaatcaaggAGAATACAAAAGTAGGAACTATCTTGGATACTCTCAAAGTCAAAGACCCAGATAAGAGATTTGGGAGCTCATTTCG GTTTGTTAAAGGAGAAGATAAAAATGACTGGGTAACTGTTAATTCAGAAACTGGACAGGTTTCTGTAGCCAAAATGATGGACAGAGAATCACCATTAGTGAATGCCAGTACATACAGTGTCATTGTGTATGCTGTGAGTAAAG ATAAACTGCCACAGACTGGCACAGGGACACTGGTCATCCACTTAGATGATGAGAATGACAACGTACCACAGTTGGTGGTGGATACAGTGAGTATTTGTTTATCGGATGAGAAAGCCATGACTGAAATCTCTGCTAAAGATCCAGACCTTCCACCATACACTGCACCATTTCAATATGAGCTACTGGAAGATGACCAAATTGAAGGAAAATGGAAAATTGAACCAAACCATG GAATACTTGTGAACCTGGTCAAAGAAAACACAGTCTATGCAGGCCTTTACAAGATTAGGATAAAAATATCAGATAGTGATGGGaacagttctgtgcaaaatcTGTCCATTACCGTGTGTGACTGCACTAGCAAACCCAGCTGCCAAGTCCGTGGTTTGACGGCCCAGGCAAGCCTTAGTGCTACTGGGATAATGATCTTTGCTTTCCTACTTCTGCTGG TGATACCCCTGATGGCACTTCAGTTaatcaaaaagcaaaaaaaaactatgatcTTTCCTAAAGATGGTCCTGGTAGCCTCATTAAATCCAACACTGAGGACCGCGGCACAGACTGTGAG GTTTCACTTGAAATATCACAATCAGTTATGAGTGGGAACATTGTGAAGACATCTAATGGCTTTTCCAAACAGCGGTCAATACTTTACAAT GGTTCCACAAAAAGCTTATATCGACAGATCAAAAACGGTTCCATGATG GAATCAACCAGGAAAAAACATTCAACTTGCTCCACAGAAGATGTTCATATTAAAAATGTCCTAAAGAATCAACTTAGTCAG AGGCTTGCCCAGCTCCAGACTTCAGAACAGGAGCTCAGCAATTATGAACCACACTGCTATGCATATGAAGGAGAACAGGATGAAAACCTTGATGATAACTTTGATACCATCTCTGTTCCCGAGactgattttaatttagacatCCCCACAAATCTAGAATTACGCTTTACCAACCTGGCAGCTGTGTGTAGGCCTGATTCAATAacatctgaaagaaaaaaatag